A genomic segment from Arcobacter sp. CECT 8986 encodes:
- a CDS encoding twin-arginine translocation signal domain-containing protein has protein sequence MKEERRSFIKRTLEASAIVAAGSTVAMASSKSEKRTSGNGVVIGKSPKKEVLYKQTAQWEAFYKASY, from the coding sequence ATGAAAGAGGAAAGAAGGAGTTTTATAAAAAGAACTCTGGAAGCAAGTGCAATAGTAGCTGCAGGAAGTACAGTTGCAATGGCAAGCAGTAAAAGTGAAAAAAGAACAAGTGGAAATGGTGTAGTTATAGGGAAATCTCCGAAAAAAGAGGTTTTATATAAACAAACAGCCCAATGGGAAGCTTTTTATAAAGCTAGTTATTAA